One window of the Chryseobacterium camelliae genome contains the following:
- a CDS encoding sensor histidine kinase produces MGKTEFLIILILFNTFFVLFVVGAIVYIKQYQQRKKEHLKEIEIKNEVHKRELLATQVEIQQATMQQIGRELHDNIGQKLTLVSLYTQQLLYEDRVPEVSERIDQVSQIINQSLQDLRSLSKTLTDDNINQKEILTLIQEEVDNTNAFKRCQIHFDHNVEHLDLGFVHKNMLLRITQEFIQNSLKHAHCENIFIRLTTSDENLWSLTLKDDGTGFDTSQTLSNGIGLTNMKNRAGIIGADFNLESTADAGTTLTMTLKR; encoded by the coding sequence ATGGGGAAAACAGAGTTCTTAATCATTCTTATTCTGTTTAATACATTTTTTGTTCTTTTCGTAGTGGGCGCTATTGTCTACATCAAACAATACCAGCAGCGGAAAAAAGAGCACCTCAAAGAAATTGAAATTAAAAACGAAGTCCATAAACGCGAGCTGCTGGCCACACAGGTGGAAATACAGCAGGCCACCATGCAGCAGATCGGGCGTGAACTCCATGACAATATCGGACAAAAACTTACCCTGGTAAGCCTCTATACGCAACAGCTGCTTTATGAGGACCGTGTCCCCGAAGTAAGCGAAAGGATTGACCAGGTTTCGCAGATCATCAATCAGTCATTACAGGATCTGAGGAGCCTTTCGAAGACGCTTACGGATGACAATATCAACCAGAAAGAAATCTTAACCCTGATTCAAGAGGAAGTAGACAATACCAATGCCTTTAAAAGATGCCAGATTCACTTTGATCATAATGTGGAGCATCTGGATTTAGGCTTTGTTCATAAAAACATGCTGCTGAGGATTACTCAGGAATTCATCCAGAATAGCCTTAAACATGCGCACTGTGAAAATATTTTCATCCGCCTCACGACCTCCGATGAGAATCTCTGGTCACTTACACTTAAGGATGACGGTACTGGTTTTGACACTTCCCAGACGCTTTCCAACGGAATCGGACTGACCAATATGAAAAACAGGGCCGGGATCATCGGTGCTGATTTCAACCTGGAAAGCACAGCTGATGCAGGCACAACCCTAACTATGACCTTAAAGAGATAA
- the clpB gene encoding ATP-dependent chaperone ClpB translates to MNLNQYTVKSQEAIQAAQQVAMEFGNQSIEPQHLLEGIFQVDENISPFLLKKSEADAALVRERNRENLEKLAKVQGGNIYLSQSANKVLLDAPNIAKKMGDEYVTIEHLWLSLIETSSEVSKMLKDMGVTRSLLEGGIKELRKGSKATSASSEETYQSLNKYAKNFNELAAEGKLDPVIGRDEEIRRVLQILSRRTKNNPILIGEPGVGKTAIAEGIAHRIISGDVPENLMDKTLYSLDMGALIAGAKYKGEFEERLKSVVNEVIKSDGQIILFIDEIHTLVGAGGGEGAMDAANILKPALARGELRAIGATTLNEYQKYFEKDKALERRFQKVMVEEPDTESAISILRGIKDKYEAHHKVRIKDEAIIAAVEMSQRYISDRFLPDKAIDLIDEASAKLRMEINSKPEELDVLDRRLMQLEIELAAISREGNQTKIDHLKEDIARISEQRNEINAKWLKEKQKSEDLTQIKKDIESLKLEAERASRAGDYAKVAEIQYGKLREKEDELSKLELEMQNHQNELIKEEVTSENISEVIAKWTGIPVTKLLQSEREKLLNLETELHHRVVGQDEAITAVADAIRRNRAGLSDDKKPIGSFLFLGTTGVGKTELAKALAEFLFDDENNMTRIDMSEYQERHSVSRLVGAPPGYVGYDEGGQLTEAVRRRPYSVVLLDEIEKAHPDVFNTLLQVLDDGRLTDNKGRMVNFKNSIIIMTSNLGSHLIQENFEKITDENQDEIVDTTKDQVFDLLKQTLRPEFLNRIDEVVLFQPLRKKEIGKIVTYQLRGFNEMLSKRNIIMTATQDAVDYLMNKGYDPAFGARPLKRVIQQEVLNRLSREILAGKVNDGDRITLDYFEETGLVFRPAEL, encoded by the coding sequence ATGAATTTGAACCAATATACTGTAAAATCACAGGAAGCCATCCAGGCTGCGCAACAGGTAGCCATGGAATTCGGCAACCAGAGCATTGAGCCTCAACATCTTCTTGAAGGTATTTTTCAGGTGGATGAAAATATTTCGCCGTTCCTGTTAAAGAAATCTGAAGCAGATGCTGCTTTGGTCAGGGAACGCAACCGTGAAAATCTGGAGAAATTGGCAAAGGTGCAGGGAGGAAATATTTATCTTTCCCAGTCAGCAAATAAAGTGTTGCTGGACGCCCCTAACATTGCCAAGAAAATGGGTGATGAATATGTAACCATAGAGCATTTATGGCTCTCCCTTATAGAGACCAGCTCAGAGGTTTCAAAAATGCTCAAGGATATGGGCGTTACCAGAAGCCTTCTGGAAGGCGGAATCAAAGAATTAAGAAAAGGGAGCAAGGCTACTTCTGCAAGTTCGGAAGAAACCTATCAGTCCCTGAATAAATATGCCAAGAACTTCAATGAATTGGCTGCAGAAGGAAAGCTTGATCCGGTAATCGGCCGAGATGAAGAGATCCGGAGAGTTCTGCAGATCCTTTCGAGAAGAACCAAAAATAACCCGATCCTGATCGGTGAACCAGGTGTGGGTAAAACCGCTATTGCTGAAGGGATTGCCCACAGGATCATCAGTGGCGACGTTCCTGAAAACCTGATGGATAAAACCCTGTATTCCCTGGATATGGGAGCTTTGATCGCCGGGGCTAAATACAAAGGTGAATTTGAAGAAAGGTTAAAGTCGGTGGTTAACGAGGTGATCAAATCAGACGGGCAGATCATCCTCTTCATCGATGAGATCCACACGTTGGTCGGAGCCGGAGGCGGTGAAGGCGCCATGGATGCTGCCAACATTCTGAAACCTGCTTTAGCAAGAGGTGAACTACGAGCCATTGGTGCCACCACTTTAAATGAATACCAGAAATATTTCGAAAAAGATAAAGCCTTAGAAAGACGTTTCCAAAAAGTGATGGTGGAAGAACCGGATACCGAATCTGCGATTTCCATTCTTCGTGGAATCAAGGATAAGTACGAGGCACACCACAAGGTAAGAATTAAAGACGAGGCGATCATTGCTGCGGTAGAAATGTCCCAACGATATATCTCCGACCGTTTCCTGCCGGATAAGGCGATTGACCTGATCGATGAAGCTTCCGCCAAACTGAGAATGGAAATTAATTCCAAGCCGGAAGAGCTGGATGTCCTTGACCGCAGGCTGATGCAGCTGGAAATTGAGCTGGCCGCGATCTCAAGAGAAGGCAACCAGACTAAAATCGACCATTTAAAAGAGGATATTGCCCGGATTTCCGAGCAGAGAAATGAGATCAACGCCAAATGGCTGAAGGAAAAACAGAAATCTGAGGATTTAACCCAGATTAAAAAAGATATCGAATCCCTGAAACTGGAAGCAGAAAGGGCTTCAAGAGCCGGAGACTACGCTAAAGTAGCGGAAATCCAGTATGGAAAACTGCGTGAGAAAGAGGATGAGCTTTCCAAGCTTGAGCTTGAAATGCAGAATCATCAGAATGAACTGATCAAGGAAGAAGTTACTTCTGAGAATATTTCCGAGGTGATTGCTAAATGGACCGGAATTCCGGTGACCAAACTGTTGCAGTCCGAAAGGGAAAAACTGCTGAACCTGGAAACGGAACTTCACCACAGGGTTGTAGGACAGGACGAAGCCATTACAGCAGTTGCTGATGCCATCAGAAGAAACAGGGCCGGACTGAGTGACGATAAAAAACCGATCGGATCATTCCTGTTCCTGGGAACTACCGGGGTCGGAAAGACCGAGCTGGCCAAAGCCTTAGCGGAGTTCCTGTTTGATGATGAAAACAACATGACTCGGATCGATATGAGCGAATATCAGGAACGCCATAGTGTTTCCAGATTGGTGGGCGCTCCTCCGGGATATGTAGGTTATGATGAAGGCGGACAATTAACAGAAGCTGTAAGAAGAAGACCGTATTCCGTAGTCCTTCTGGATGAAATTGAAAAAGCGCATCCGGATGTTTTCAACACCTTACTTCAGGTTCTGGATGACGGACGCCTGACTGACAATAAAGGAAGAATGGTAAATTTCAAAAACTCGATCATCATTATGACGTCGAATTTAGGTTCGCACCTGATCCAGGAAAATTTTGAAAAGATTACCGATGAAAACCAGGATGAAATTGTTGATACAACGAAAGACCAGGTCTTTGACTTGCTGAAACAGACGTTGCGTCCGGAATTCCTGAACAGGATTGATGAAGTGGTACTGTTCCAGCCTTTAAGGAAAAAAGAGATCGGAAAAATCGTAACCTATCAATTAAGAGGGTTCAATGAAATGCTTTCCAAACGCAACATCATCATGACTGCGACCCAGGATGCCGTAGATTACCTGATGAATAAAGGATACGACCCGGCGTTCGGAGCAAGGCCGCTGAAAAGAGTCATCCAGCAGGAAGTCCTGAATAGGCTGTCCAGAGAGATCCTTGCCGGCAAAGTGAATGACGGAGACCGCATCACACTGGATTATTTCGAAGAAACCGGGCTGGTATTCAGACCCGCAGAATTATAA
- a CDS encoding outer membrane beta-barrel family protein, with the protein MYKYFLLLCFPVLMWGQKQKIHGTVMSSDHTVLSGIPVEVYNPDHQRIGTILTGAGGIFILEGFSGPSVKLVIATGDYGRLEKVVDLEKPEPDLLLTLKKNEQVIEAVTLSQKKPVVKRKVDRLEFNVENSNISSLNAWEILKKTPNVTANNDVLAVKGSTGILVTINDKKIMMSGDEMKAFLENTQGDDIRSVEVITNPPAKYEAQGSAVLNIIMKKNKVEGYRGILSSKYIQTQYAKGNTGLSQYYKKNKLSLMAAYYYGTGTYYREGTDYVSYQEDQTRWISTMNRKDRKRDQNTINLNAEYEVDSLTSVSLNYSGYFNPESSGIYHVPTLIYNSQDIAVSDYLTINDHHSRTSNHSVSLQADRKLSEKSSLTWISYFTANNSLKAQNVLTHLNFAGQPPAEINFVNDNRNDVQLYSTQLDYRWKSKSFDLETGVKYSFVKTSSHLDFSDNQNGQLQYRPDESSIFNYREHNFAAYSSLSYQLGKWSFKGGLRTEMTDLEGIVSEPSQTNENYYWSLFPTMYIQYTTEGKHEFGLSYGKRISRPTYSWLNPAKSYYNLFSYFQGDPNLKATIVHNFNFTYAWKEWNLELYYRKELYPSMEISFQEPATKSLIYHFTNIEKGQAYGLSLYKNLQVLPWWSVVFSENLEHNENYFIGTDQALYKNKVLNWVSDVSTSFKIDKSSDWNLEVGHRYNSPSIQGTFRISSSWSAYLVMNRKFLSKKLEAGLIFNDLFRSTTEKISTRYANQDNYFLDYRDTQGITVSLKYNFGNQSVKNVKSIKKTDEQDRL; encoded by the coding sequence AGGTTTTTCCGGACCGTCTGTAAAACTGGTCATTGCTACAGGGGATTATGGAAGACTCGAGAAAGTTGTGGACCTGGAAAAGCCTGAACCTGACCTTCTATTGACCCTGAAGAAAAATGAACAGGTGATAGAAGCGGTGACACTGTCTCAGAAGAAGCCGGTGGTAAAAAGGAAAGTCGACCGTCTCGAATTCAATGTGGAAAACAGCAATATTTCATCGCTGAATGCCTGGGAAATTTTAAAGAAAACCCCGAATGTAACTGCTAACAATGATGTTCTTGCCGTAAAAGGCAGTACCGGAATCCTTGTTACGATTAATGATAAAAAGATCATGATGAGTGGTGACGAGATGAAGGCCTTTCTGGAGAATACACAGGGCGATGACATCAGATCGGTAGAGGTCATCACCAATCCTCCGGCAAAATATGAGGCGCAGGGAAGTGCAGTACTGAACATCATTATGAAAAAAAATAAAGTGGAAGGATACAGAGGGATCCTGTCGTCCAAATACATTCAGACACAATATGCAAAGGGGAATACAGGACTTTCACAGTACTACAAAAAGAATAAGCTTTCCCTTATGGCTGCCTATTATTACGGGACCGGAACATATTACCGTGAAGGCACCGATTATGTTAGTTATCAGGAAGATCAGACCCGATGGATCAGCACGATGAACAGGAAAGACCGGAAAAGAGACCAGAATACCATCAACCTGAACGCTGAATATGAAGTTGACAGCCTTACCAGTGTCAGCCTGAATTATTCAGGGTACTTTAATCCCGAGTCTTCCGGGATCTATCATGTCCCAACCCTGATTTATAACAGCCAGGATATTGCAGTATCTGATTATCTGACGATTAATGACCATCATTCCCGGACTTCCAATCATTCTGTCAGCCTCCAGGCTGACCGTAAGCTCAGTGAAAAAAGCAGCCTTACCTGGATTAGTTATTTTACGGCCAACAATTCCCTTAAAGCACAGAATGTCCTTACTCATCTGAATTTTGCCGGTCAGCCGCCCGCAGAGATTAATTTCGTTAATGATAATAGGAATGATGTACAGCTATACTCCACACAGCTGGATTATCGCTGGAAAAGCAAAAGCTTCGACCTTGAAACAGGTGTTAAATACAGCTTTGTAAAAACATCCAGCCATCTTGATTTTTCAGATAATCAGAATGGTCAGCTTCAGTACAGGCCCGATGAAAGCAGTATTTTTAACTATAGGGAACATAATTTTGCCGCCTATTCATCACTTTCATATCAGTTGGGGAAGTGGAGCTTCAAAGGAGGGTTAAGGACCGAAATGACAGATCTGGAAGGCATTGTTTCAGAACCTTCACAGACCAATGAAAATTATTACTGGAGTCTGTTTCCTACGATGTATATTCAATATACCACAGAAGGGAAGCATGAATTCGGACTTTCGTATGGCAAAAGGATCAGCAGGCCTACCTATTCCTGGCTGAATCCTGCCAAATCCTATTATAACCTGTTTTCTTATTTCCAGGGTGACCCGAACCTGAAAGCCACTATAGTCCATAACTTTAATTTTACGTATGCCTGGAAAGAATGGAACCTGGAATTGTATTACCGCAAAGAACTGTATCCGTCCATGGAAATCTCTTTTCAGGAACCGGCAACCAAAAGCCTGATCTATCATTTTACCAATATCGAAAAAGGGCAGGCCTACGGACTGAGCCTGTATAAAAACCTTCAGGTATTGCCGTGGTGGAGCGTGGTGTTTTCTGAGAACCTGGAACACAATGAAAATTATTTCATCGGTACCGATCAGGCATTGTATAAAAACAAAGTCCTGAACTGGGTATCTGATGTTTCCACTTCATTCAAAATTGATAAAAGCAGTGACTGGAATCTGGAAGTCGGCCACAGATACAATTCCCCTTCAATACAAGGAACCTTCAGGATTTCATCTTCATGGTCTGCCTACCTGGTGATGAACAGGAAGTTTTTAAGCAAAAAGCTGGAAGCGGGTCTCATCTTTAATGATCTCTTCAGGAGTACGACCGAAAAAATAAGTACCCGGTATGCCAACCAGGATAATTACTTTCTGGATTACCGGGATACCCAGGGTATCACTGTGTCGTTAAAATACAACTTCGGAAACCAGTCGGTAAAAAATGTAAAGAGCATCAAGAAAACAGATGAGCAGGACCGGCTGTAG
- a CDS encoding response regulator transcription factor — MKKTIVLVDDHILISKALEGIIGNFADFEVIYSAENGKDLIQKFEQNSQIPDIILLDISMPIMDGFETVLWLREHHPGIKVMALSMQGDDASVIRMIRNGAKGYLLKNTHPKELETALINLSRDGFFYPEWASKIIMSSLTDTNTPESPVRISDREKELLRYTVTELSYKEIADRMKCSPRTVETYRDQLCEKLGVKTRVGLAVFALKNGFAE, encoded by the coding sequence ATGAAGAAGACTATTGTACTTGTTGACGACCATATCCTTATTTCCAAAGCCCTGGAAGGCATTATCGGGAACTTTGCGGATTTTGAAGTGATTTACAGCGCGGAAAACGGTAAAGACCTGATCCAGAAATTTGAACAGAACAGCCAGATCCCTGATATCATCCTCCTGGACATCAGCATGCCGATCATGGATGGCTTTGAAACCGTACTATGGCTGCGGGAACACCATCCGGGAATAAAAGTCATGGCACTCAGCATGCAGGGAGATGATGCGAGCGTGATCAGGATGATCCGTAACGGTGCTAAAGGCTACCTGCTGAAAAATACCCATCCCAAAGAACTGGAAACCGCATTGATCAACCTGAGCCGAGACGGATTTTTCTATCCGGAATGGGCCTCGAAAATTATCATGTCCAGCCTGACCGACACCAATACCCCAGAAAGTCCTGTAAGGATTTCCGACCGGGAAAAAGAGCTGCTGAGATATACCGTAACCGAACTCAGTTACAAGGAAATTGCAGACCGGATGAAATGCAGCCCGCGAACGGTAGAAACTTACCGTGATCAGCTTTGTGAAAAACTGGGAGTCAAAACCCGTGTAGGGCTAGCCGTATTTGCCCTCAAGAATGGTTTTGCGGAATAA
- a CDS encoding TetR/AcrR family transcriptional regulator, with the protein MELKEKQKKILDVAVELFKEKGYMGSSVRDLATRLNIKAASLYAHIRSKEEILEWICFGIAQKFFDELQQVKNREIPPQEKLNLFIEKHLSVVLQNRDVTHIYSNEWKHLEERLPEFVELRKNYQQEVEQMISDIYAAEQWELRSPSFTTRFILHTLNNSYFWFKRNTESTTEITDEIRDKILFGLLGKRNV; encoded by the coding sequence ATGGAACTTAAAGAGAAACAAAAGAAAATATTAGACGTTGCCGTAGAACTTTTCAAGGAGAAAGGGTATATGGGAAGCTCTGTGCGTGATCTTGCGACACGCCTGAATATCAAGGCTGCTTCCCTGTATGCGCACATCCGTTCCAAGGAAGAAATCCTGGAGTGGATCTGTTTCGGGATTGCACAGAAATTTTTCGATGAGCTTCAGCAGGTAAAAAACAGGGAGATCCCTCCACAGGAAAAACTGAACCTGTTTATTGAAAAGCATTTATCCGTTGTCCTTCAGAACAGGGATGTAACGCATATTTATTCCAATGAATGGAAGCACCTTGAAGAACGGCTTCCTGAGTTTGTGGAGCTGAGGAAGAACTACCAGCAGGAAGTTGAGCAGATGATCTCTGATATTTATGCCGCTGAGCAGTGGGAACTCCGGTCACCGTCTTTTACCACAAGGTTTATCCTTCACACCCTCAACAATTCCTATTTCTGGTTCAAAAGGAACACAGAATCCACCACGGAGATCACTGATGAAATACGGGATAAGATTTTATTTGGGCTTTTGGGAAAACGTAATGTTTAA
- a CDS encoding zinc metalloprotease has product MKKLLLGALMLGFMSACNSDNIANQHEQSDNLVSPTGGSALQRGCASEEVRKIALQNSPELRQRFSALEAQTEKFENDLKLGKVLSDGSVEIPVVVNVLYRTSSENLSDSRIAEQIAVLNADYAGTNSDVSKIPSEFQSVKSGDVKVKFRLANTVRKSTTKTSWSTNDAMKRSSSGGIDATSPSNYLNIWVVGNMGQILGYATFPESAGMWNDGVVIAAPYFGKTGASSPFNLGRTATHEVGHYLNLRHIWGDANCGNDLVADTPTQTGANSGKPNYPLYNTCSGVQRSVMFMNYMDYVDDAAMFMFSAGQRTRMQSVVASSGPRSGLRLY; this is encoded by the coding sequence ATGAAAAAACTACTATTAGGAGCTCTTATGCTGGGCTTCATGTCTGCCTGTAACAGCGACAACATTGCAAACCAACACGAACAATCAGACAATTTAGTTTCCCCAACCGGAGGTTCAGCCCTTCAGAGAGGCTGTGCTTCTGAAGAAGTGAGAAAAATTGCCCTTCAGAACAGTCCTGAGTTGAGGCAGCGTTTTTCTGCTTTGGAAGCACAGACCGAAAAATTTGAAAACGACCTTAAGCTGGGAAAAGTTTTGTCAGACGGAAGTGTAGAAATTCCGGTAGTGGTGAATGTCCTGTACAGGACTTCTTCAGAAAATCTTTCCGACTCAAGGATTGCTGAACAGATTGCAGTTCTGAATGCAGATTATGCAGGAACCAACAGTGATGTTTCTAAGATCCCTTCAGAATTTCAAAGTGTAAAATCCGGAGACGTGAAAGTAAAGTTCAGGCTTGCTAATACGGTAAGAAAATCAACTACCAAAACCAGCTGGAGCACCAATGATGCCATGAAAAGATCTTCCAGCGGAGGGATTGATGCGACAAGCCCTTCCAATTATCTTAATATCTGGGTGGTAGGAAATATGGGGCAAATCCTGGGCTATGCCACTTTCCCTGAATCTGCAGGAATGTGGAATGACGGCGTAGTGATTGCTGCACCGTATTTCGGAAAAACCGGTGCTTCTTCACCATTCAACCTGGGAAGAACAGCCACTCATGAGGTAGGTCATTACCTGAACCTGCGCCATATCTGGGGCGATGCCAACTGCGGAAATGACCTGGTAGCTGACACCCCTACACAGACAGGAGCCAATTCCGGTAAGCCAAACTATCCTTTATACAATACCTGCAGCGGAGTACAGAGGTCCGTTATGTTCATGAACTATATGGATTATGTGGACGATGCCGCGATGTTCATGTTCTCAGCCGGACAAAGAACAAGAATGCAGTCAGTAGTAGCTTCTTCGGGACCAAGATCAGGATTGAGATTGTACTAG
- a CDS encoding M1 family metallopeptidase yields MKRFLSGLLVAVSWYHISAQELYMPRNIKKAYENGTRDTSGAPGKNYWQNKGVYNVEVKVDADSKTVSGKETIVYSNNSPDDLNDLAIRFVNNLHKPQAPRSGFVSKDFLSSGLHIRSLTVNGEKYTVNSDDWGTVEKVKLHSAIKAKSRAEIKIEWEYPLSVQSGREGQIDPETFYVAYSYPRISVYDDYNGWDMIPHSDRQEFYNDFNDYTFAIAVPRNYVVWATGEFLNPDAVLQPEFLKRYKASLKSDKIIHIASEKEMKSGKVTRGNKWNVWKFRAGHIPDFCFAVSNHYVWDGSSVQLKTKRASVQAAYRAGAKDFEHYTEWMQYNLDWFSKNWPGVEYPYNVMTAVQGYADMEYPMMINDTSIPDDFQDARLTADHEIAHTYFPFYMGINETRYAYMDEGWATTLEYLIGIDENGEAKAKEFYKNFRVKRWINDPSAEQDQPIITMSTQVSGAGYGNNSYVKASLSYLALKDYLGDALFKKALHHYMNNWNGKHPVPWDYFNSMSTGSGKNLNWFFENWFYTNNYIDLKIREVSQNNDLLRVSIENVGGFAIPFDAILTYTDNTTEKLHFSPALWEKDEKQTYLTVPVSKKIKSVTIDGGIFMDYTPADNTKSL; encoded by the coding sequence ATGAAGCGATTTCTATCCGGTTTGCTGGTGGCTGTTTCATGGTATCATATCTCTGCCCAGGAGCTGTACATGCCACGAAATATCAAGAAGGCCTATGAAAACGGAACCCGCGATACATCCGGTGCTCCCGGAAAAAACTACTGGCAGAACAAAGGGGTATATAATGTTGAAGTCAAAGTGGATGCAGATTCAAAAACCGTTTCAGGAAAAGAAACGATTGTCTACAGCAATAACAGTCCGGATGACCTGAACGATCTCGCGATCCGGTTTGTCAATAACCTTCATAAGCCTCAGGCTCCGAGATCCGGCTTTGTTTCCAAAGACTTCTTATCTTCGGGACTTCACATCAGGTCACTTACAGTAAACGGTGAAAAATATACGGTAAACAGTGACGACTGGGGTACCGTTGAAAAAGTAAAACTTCATTCAGCAATTAAGGCGAAATCCAGGGCGGAGATAAAGATTGAATGGGAGTACCCGCTTTCCGTACAGAGCGGCAGGGAAGGACAGATAGATCCTGAAACCTTTTATGTAGCCTATTCCTATCCGAGAATTTCCGTATACGATGATTATAACGGCTGGGATATGATCCCGCATTCGGACCGTCAGGAATTTTATAATGACTTTAATGATTACACTTTTGCAATTGCCGTTCCCAGAAATTATGTGGTCTGGGCAACCGGTGAATTCCTGAATCCGGATGCAGTGCTGCAGCCTGAATTTCTGAAGAGGTATAAGGCTTCGTTGAAGAGCGATAAAATCATTCATATTGCCAGTGAAAAGGAAATGAAATCCGGTAAAGTGACCCGCGGGAATAAATGGAATGTCTGGAAATTCAGGGCCGGCCATATTCCGGATTTCTGTTTTGCAGTCAGCAACCATTATGTTTGGGACGGTTCCAGTGTTCAGCTTAAAACCAAGCGCGCCAGCGTGCAGGCTGCCTACAGGGCAGGTGCTAAAGATTTTGAGCATTATACCGAATGGATGCAGTACAACCTGGACTGGTTTTCCAAAAACTGGCCCGGAGTGGAATATCCTTATAACGTGATGACTGCCGTTCAGGGATATGCAGATATGGAATATCCGATGATGATTAATGATACCAGTATCCCTGATGATTTCCAGGATGCGAGACTGACAGCCGACCATGAAATTGCCCATACCTATTTCCCATTCTATATGGGAATCAATGAAACACGGTATGCCTACATGGATGAAGGATGGGCAACCACACTGGAATACCTGATCGGGATTGATGAGAACGGAGAAGCAAAAGCAAAAGAATTTTACAAGAATTTCAGGGTGAAAAGGTGGATCAATGATCCGTCTGCAGAACAGGATCAGCCGATCATTACCATGAGCACACAGGTAAGCGGAGCCGGCTATGGCAATAATTCTTATGTAAAGGCGTCCCTTTCTTATCTCGCTTTAAAAGATTATCTCGGCGATGCATTGTTCAAGAAGGCATTACATCATTATATGAACAACTGGAACGGGAAACACCCGGTTCCCTGGGATTATTTCAATTCTATGAGTACAGGTTCAGGGAAAAACCTGAACTGGTTCTTTGAAAACTGGTTTTACACCAATAATTATATCGATCTTAAAATCAGGGAGGTTTCCCAGAATAATGATCTGCTCAGGGTTAGCATTGAAAATGTAGGAGGTTTTGCCATTCCTTTTGATGCCATTCTTACCTATACTGACAACACCACAGAGAAACTGCATTTTTCTCCGGCACTGTGGGAGAAAGATGAGAAACAGACTTACCTCACGGTTCCTGTAAGCAAAAAAATAAAATCAGTAACCATCGACGGGGGGATCTTTATGGATTATACTCCGGCTGATAATACAAAAAGCCTTTAA